A genomic stretch from Chiloscyllium plagiosum isolate BGI_BamShark_2017 chromosome 45, ASM401019v2, whole genome shotgun sequence includes:
- the LOC122543928 gene encoding gastrula zinc finger protein XlCGF26.1-like, translating to MALPSLLQPKYHWILNMEGKSTIHSGEKPYTCCTCGQGFSRSSALSQHKYIHTGQMPFVCSECGKGFMRSSILRKHQQVHTEERPFQCLDCGKCYKRSGALKLHRRVHTGERPFSCSHCGAGFKQSSDLIEHQRIHTGERPFSCSECGKTFARKSILLKHQQVHTEERPFQCSDCGKCYKRSGDLMSHQRVHTDRRPFVCSHCGAGFRQSFQLTVHQQTHTGERPFTCPECGKGFTQKSNLLKHQRLHTEERPFNCSDCEKCFKRSGDLVSHQRVHTDERPFRCSHCGTGFKWSTQLTVHQRIHTGERPFTCTECGKGFTMKSKLLHHQRRSHTGERPFTCSECGKGFTQLSNLLRHRRAHTGEKPFVCSKCGKGCTQLSNLLIHQRVHTDERPFKCPECGKCFKSSQELMYHQRIHTDEKPFECSHCGTGFRSSSELTLHLRIHTGERPFTCSKCRKGFIRLSSLLRHQRVHTGERPFICSECGKKFIDSCNLLTHKQIHMGERPFTCSECEKGFTRLSNLLRHQRIHTGERPFTCSECGKGCTQLSNLLIHQRVHTNERPFKCPECGKCFKSSQELMSHQRVHTDEKPFMCSHCGTGFRTSSELTVHRRIHTGERPFTCSLCGKGFTQSSSLLSHKRVHTGERPFTCSECGKKFTRSSCLLKHQRAHKSLQ from the exons ATGGCGTTGCCCAGTTTATTGCAGCCTAAATATCATTGGattttgaacatggaaggaaaaaGCACCATTCACAGTGGGGAGAAACCGTACACATGTTGTACGTGTGGACAAGGCTTCAGCAGGTCATCTGCCCTCTCACAACATAAATACATTCACACTGGACAAATGCCATTTGTCTGCTccgagtgtgggaaaggattcatgCGATCGTCCATCCTGCGGaaacaccagcaagttcacactgaggagagaccttTTCAATGCCTGGACTGTGGAAAGTGCTATAAACGTTCAGGGGCCCTCAAGTTACATCGACGTGTTCACACTGGCGAGAGACCCTTCAGttgctctcactgtggggctgggtTCAAGCAATCGTCTGACCTCATTGAACACCAAcggattcacactggggagagaccattcagctgCTCAGAATGTGGGAAGACATTCGCTCGGAAATCAATCCTACTGaaacaccagcaagttcacacagaGGAGAGACCTTTTCAGTGCTCAGACTGTGGGAAATGCTATAAAAGGTCTGGGGACCTGATGTCACATCAACGGGTTCACACTGATCGGAGACCGTTCGTGTGCTCCCACTGTGGAGCTGGGTTCAGGCAGTCGTTCCAACTCACTGTACATCAGCAAacacacactggggagaggccattcacctgccctgAGTGTGGCAAGGGATTCACTCAGAAATCCaacctgctgaaacaccagcgaCTCCACACAGAGGAAAGACCTTTCAACTGTTCAGACTGTGAGAAATGCTTTAAAAGATCTGGAGACCTGGTgtcccatcaacgtgttcacacagACGAGAGACCCTTCAggtgctctcactgtgggactgggttcAAGTGGTCAACGCAACTCACTGTACACCAGcggattcacactggggagagaccattcacctgtaccgagtgtgggaagggattcactatGAAATCCAAACTGCTGCATCACCAGCGG CGTAGCCACACTGGGGAAAGACCGTTCACCTGttccgagtgtgggaagggattcactcagttatcCAACCTGCTGAGACACCGGCGAGCTCACACAGGCGAGAAACCATTTGTGTGTTCCAAATGTGGGAAGGGATGCACTCAGTTATCCAACCTGCTGatacaccagcgggttcacactgacGAGAGACCATTCAAATGCCCAGAGTGTGGGAAGTGCTTTAAAAGTTCCCAGGAACTGATGTACCATCAACGTATTCACACTGACGAGAAACCATTCGAGTGTtctcactgtgggactgggttcAGATCATCGTCTGAACTCACTTTACATCTGCGAATTCACACCggagagaggccgttcacctgctccaaGTGTAGGAAGGGCTTCATTCGGTTATCCAGCTtgctgagacaccagcgagttcacacaggggagagaccattcatctgctctgaaTGTGGGAAGAAATTCATTGATTCCTGCAACCTGCTGACACACAAGCAGATTCACATGggagagaggccgttcacctgctccgaATGTGAGAAAGGATTCACTCGCTTGTCAAACTTGCTGAGACATCAGCGAATTCACACTGGTGAGAGGCCATTTACGTGTTCAGAATGTGGGAAGGGATGCACTCAGTTATCCAACCTGCTGatacaccagcgggttcacactaaCGAGAGACCGTTCAAATGTCCAGAGTGCGGGAAGTGCTTTAAAAGTTCCCAGGAACTGATgtcccatcaacgtgttcacactgatgagaaaCCATTCATGTGCTCTCATTGTGGGACTGGGTTCAGGACATCATCTGAACTCACTGTACATCGGCGTATTcatactggggagaggccattcacctgctccctgtgtgggaagggattcacgcAGTCATCCAGCCTGCTGTCACacaagcgagttcacactggggagcgaccgttcacctgctctgagtgtggaaAGAAGTTCACTCGGTCATCTTGTCTTCTGAAACACCAGCGAGCTCACAAGTCACTCCAATGA